One Rhizobiales bacterium GAS188 DNA window includes the following coding sequences:
- a CDS encoding DNA-binding transcriptional regulator, LysR family yields MNLQDIEAFVAVAETGSVNRAAVRLNLTQPATTRRIQNFEASMGDAPLFNRAVKPAVLTSLGNHVLEHCRRVLTAVAELEASTTKTADPAGDLKAGIAHGMGEMVLTTPLDALRRTFARIRLQVSSNWTSNLIKEVRSGALDCAVGLLTDAHTVPAGLTRLSLGADQVVIVAASKTPTRRSGTPWRLRDLASEGWLLNPPGCGCRAALVKAFDRLQLPLHIAAEVFGEDLQLSLLAHSGGLGLVPLRQFEHSPHRQELRILEVLDFALPVTVTLIRRAAPGRFDRAIALLAEELTAKLEQ; encoded by the coding sequence ATGAACCTGCAGGACATTGAAGCATTTGTGGCCGTCGCCGAAACCGGCTCGGTGAACCGGGCGGCCGTCAGGCTCAATCTCACCCAGCCGGCGACGACGCGGCGCATCCAGAATTTCGAGGCGTCGATGGGCGATGCCCCGCTCTTCAACCGTGCGGTGAAGCCCGCCGTGCTGACCTCTCTCGGCAACCATGTGCTCGAACATTGCAGGCGGGTCCTGACAGCGGTGGCGGAGCTCGAGGCCAGCACGACGAAGACAGCCGATCCCGCCGGCGATCTGAAAGCCGGCATCGCGCATGGCATGGGCGAAATGGTGCTGACGACGCCGCTTGATGCTCTGCGCCGCACGTTTGCACGCATCAGGTTACAGGTCAGCTCCAACTGGACCTCCAACCTGATCAAGGAGGTGCGCAGTGGCGCACTCGATTGCGCGGTCGGTCTCCTGACAGACGCTCACACGGTGCCGGCGGGGCTGACGCGCCTGAGCCTCGGGGCGGACCAGGTGGTCATCGTCGCGGCCTCCAAGACCCCGACCAGGCGCAGCGGCACTCCATGGCGGCTGCGCGATCTGGCAAGCGAAGGCTGGCTCCTGAACCCACCAGGATGCGGATGCCGAGCCGCACTCGTGAAGGCCTTCGACCGGCTGCAGCTGCCGCTCCACATCGCCGCCGAGGTCTTCGGCGAAGATCTGCAACTGTCGCTCCTCGCCCATAGCGGAGGTCTGGGCCTCGTTCCCCTGCGGCAGTTTGAGCACAGCCCGCACCGCCAAGAGCTGCGAATCCTGGAAGTTCTGGACTTTGCTCTGCCGGTGACGGTGACCTTGATCCGGCGCGCCGCGCCAGGCCGCTTTGACCGCGCCATCGCGTTGTTGGCGGAGGAGTTGACGGCCAAGTTGGAACAATAG
- a CDS encoding Heme-degrading monooxygenase HmoA has product MIVTVFRSRLNPGAQEEYGPMAKHMSELARTIPGYISHKGFVAEDGERVTIVEFASEEALREWRVHSEHAKAKRRGIDSFFSDYKVQICSLVRERSWTAKAKPGGRE; this is encoded by the coding sequence ATGATCGTCACGGTTTTTCGCTCGAGGCTCAATCCGGGCGCGCAGGAAGAGTATGGCCCTATGGCAAAGCACATGAGCGAGCTGGCGCGGACCATCCCCGGCTACATCTCGCATAAGGGCTTCGTCGCCGAAGACGGCGAGCGGGTGACGATCGTCGAGTTCGCAAGCGAGGAGGCCTTGCGCGAATGGCGCGTCCATTCCGAGCACGCCAAGGCCAAGAGACGCGGGATCGACAGCTTTTTCAGCGACTACAAAGTCCAGATCTGCAGCCTCGTCCGGGAGCGCTCCTGGACCGCCAAGGCGAAGCCCGGGGGCCGGGAATGA
- a CDS encoding citrate synthase gives MKSGLDDVVAAETVLSDVDGNAGRLIIRGASLDDLVRSNRYEDVLALLLAGFIENLPEPGRIAAALGAARTEVFAHLQAADAELLKSKPIEVVRALLARIADGEDVATALRLIAAPAVFTPGITRLQRGLEPIAPDATLSHAADILRMTHDRLPSAEQIAALDTYLVTVSDHGLNASTFAARVVASTHAGLTSAVLAALSALKGPLHGGAPGPVLDMLDAIGRPEDAETWLEAALARHERLMGFGHRIYRVRDPRADALKAVVRRLVEAGQVDSQRMALAEAVEAAALSILKRKKPDRPLQTNVEFYTALLLEALGFTRDSFTCVFAIGRVGGWIGHAREQVLEGRLIRPQSRYVGPQPQQAA, from the coding sequence ATGAAGAGTGGCTTGGACGACGTCGTCGCCGCGGAAACCGTCCTGTCCGATGTGGACGGCAATGCCGGGCGCTTGATCATCCGCGGCGCGTCGCTGGACGATCTCGTGAGAAGCAACCGCTACGAGGATGTGCTCGCTCTCCTGCTCGCGGGCTTCATCGAGAATTTACCGGAGCCTGGCCGGATCGCCGCTGCGCTCGGCGCCGCGAGAACGGAGGTCTTCGCCCATCTGCAGGCGGCCGATGCCGAGCTGTTGAAATCCAAACCCATCGAGGTCGTCCGGGCGCTGCTCGCCCGCATCGCCGACGGTGAGGATGTCGCGACCGCGCTACGCCTGATCGCGGCACCGGCGGTGTTCACCCCCGGGATCACCCGCCTGCAGCGCGGCCTCGAGCCGATCGCGCCGGACGCAACGCTGAGCCATGCGGCCGATATCCTGCGCATGACGCATGACCGCCTGCCGAGCGCCGAGCAGATTGCAGCCCTCGATACCTATCTCGTCACGGTTTCGGATCACGGGCTCAACGCCTCGACCTTCGCGGCGCGCGTCGTCGCGTCGACGCATGCCGGCCTCACCTCGGCGGTGCTGGCCGCGCTCAGCGCACTCAAGGGGCCGCTGCATGGAGGCGCGCCAGGCCCCGTGCTCGATATGCTGGATGCGATCGGCCGGCCGGAGGATGCGGAGACTTGGCTCGAGGCCGCGCTCGCCAGGCATGAGCGGCTGATGGGGTTCGGCCATCGCATCTATCGGGTTCGCGATCCGCGCGCCGACGCCTTGAAGGCGGTGGTGCGCAGGCTGGTCGAGGCGGGCCAGGTCGACAGCCAGCGCATGGCCCTTGCCGAAGCCGTGGAGGCGGCAGCGCTTTCGATCCTGAAGCGCAAGAAGCCCGATCGTCCGCTGCAGACGAATGTCGAGTTCTACACGGCGCTGCTGCTCGAGGCGCTGGGCTTTACTCGGGACAGCTTCACCTGCGTCTTCGCGATCGGACGGGTCGGCGGCTGGATCGGGCATGCACGCGAGCAGGTGCTGGAGGGCCGCTTGATCCGTCCGCAATCGCGCTATGTGGGCCCGCAACCACAACAGGCGGCGTAG
- a CDS encoding citrate synthase, with protein MAWLTTGEALAVLGTKPQTLYANVSRGRIRAKPDPKDTRRSLYDREDVRRLAKRGAGRRKAETVAAETMKWGDPVLESAISTVVGGRLFYRGQDAAKLASTQTLEEIAELLWEANSVRFDRSSPARSPKMHPQEQASPLRAGFVALAERAGTDPPARGRSRQILRMEAASVVGWFATAMLGPRDIASELFLHQRLAAAWGRPEIDDLIRRALVLLADHELNASTFAARITASTGASLSASMLAGLTALTGPLHGGAAAGMRALVVLAMRAGAEEALRTWLDHGNPIPAFGHPLYPEGDARAVALLARFEPPPIFSELSQAARDIVGEEPNIDFALAALTVAYDLPSEAPLVLFALARCVGWIAHALEQNETGKLIRPRAHYVGPPIAMSA; from the coding sequence ATGGCTTGGCTGACGACCGGTGAGGCGCTCGCGGTGCTCGGAACCAAGCCGCAGACGCTCTATGCCAATGTCAGCCGCGGCCGCATCCGGGCGAAGCCCGACCCCAAGGATACGCGCCGAAGCCTCTACGACCGCGAGGATGTCCGACGCCTGGCCAAGCGCGGGGCGGGGCGCCGCAAGGCCGAGACCGTCGCGGCCGAGACGATGAAATGGGGCGATCCGGTCCTCGAATCCGCCATCTCGACGGTCGTCGGCGGCCGCTTGTTCTACCGGGGTCAGGACGCAGCCAAGCTGGCATCGACCCAAACGCTCGAAGAGATCGCCGAGCTCCTCTGGGAAGCAAATTCCGTTCGCTTCGATCGCTCGAGCCCGGCCCGCAGTCCCAAAATGCATCCGCAAGAGCAAGCTTCACCCTTGCGGGCGGGCTTCGTGGCACTCGCCGAGCGTGCCGGCACGGATCCTCCGGCGCGCGGCCGTTCGCGACAGATTCTGCGGATGGAGGCGGCGAGCGTGGTCGGCTGGTTCGCAACCGCCATGCTCGGACCGAGAGACATTGCGAGCGAGCTTTTCCTGCATCAGCGCCTGGCGGCAGCCTGGGGGCGGCCGGAGATCGATGATCTGATCCGGCGCGCGCTGGTGCTGCTCGCCGACCACGAGCTCAACGCCTCGACCTTCGCGGCGCGGATCACGGCCTCCACAGGGGCGTCGCTGTCGGCCAGCATGCTGGCAGGGCTGACGGCGCTGACCGGGCCGCTGCATGGCGGGGCTGCGGCGGGCATGCGGGCTCTGGTGGTGCTGGCGATGCGCGCGGGGGCGGAGGAGGCGCTGCGCACCTGGCTCGATCACGGCAATCCCATCCCCGCCTTTGGGCATCCCCTGTATCCGGAGGGCGATGCCAGGGCGGTTGCGCTGCTCGCCCGCTTCGAGCCGCCGCCCATCTTCAGCGAGCTGAGCCAGGCTGCCAGGGACATCGTAGGGGAGGAGCCCAATATCGATTTCGCGCTCGCGGCCTTGACGGTTGCCTATGATCTGCCGTCCGAGGCGCCGCTCGTCCTGTTCGCCCTGGCGCGCTGCGTCGGCTGGATCGCCCATGCGTTGGAGCAAAACGAGACCGGAAAATTGATCCGCCCACGCGCGCATTATGTCGGCCCTCCGATCGCCATGAGCGCCTGA
- a CDS encoding adenylate cyclase, with product MHEHAESRSSACDASAVAAWLVDGARSASKAEDVLTELCERLSRAGVPLWRVAVFVHTLHPQILARRFLWRPGGAASVAEAAFERANDDEFRASPVTRIRKTGETIRRRLADPHCPMDFTVLGELRDEGVTDYLAMPLRFTNAEIHAASFTTQQEGGFTDTQLEALEAIIPPLARVAEVRALRRTAVNLLDAYVGHDAGERILAGRIRRGDTEAIRAAIWLSDMRGFTTLADSMKPQALIDLLNQFYDCLVPAIEAEGGEVLKFMGDGLLAIFRIASDAATGEVCARALRAARDARARIEALPAAGDPRTNAPLRFGLALHVGEALYGNIGGGGRLDFTCIGPAVNMAARLEKLAARLGRVIVGSTAFAQNLPNDLMTLGAFELAGFRSAETVFGLREEEPEGMLTRS from the coding sequence ATGCATGAACACGCCGAGAGCCGCTCTTCCGCCTGCGATGCGAGTGCGGTGGCCGCGTGGCTGGTCGACGGGGCGCGCTCGGCCTCGAAGGCCGAGGACGTGCTCACCGAGCTGTGCGAGCGCCTCAGCCGGGCCGGGGTGCCGCTCTGGCGCGTCGCGGTGTTCGTGCACACGCTCCATCCGCAGATCCTGGCGCGCCGGTTCCTGTGGCGCCCGGGCGGTGCTGCGAGCGTCGCCGAGGCGGCCTTCGAGAGGGCGAATGATGACGAGTTCCGGGCAAGCCCGGTCACCCGCATCCGCAAGACCGGCGAGACGATCCGCCGCCGTCTCGCCGATCCGCATTGCCCGATGGACTTCACGGTCCTCGGCGAGCTGCGTGACGAAGGCGTGACCGACTATCTCGCGATGCCGCTGCGCTTCACCAATGCGGAGATCCACGCAGCCTCCTTCACGACGCAGCAGGAGGGCGGCTTCACCGATACGCAGCTCGAGGCGCTCGAGGCGATCATCCCGCCTTTGGCGCGGGTCGCCGAGGTGAGGGCGCTGCGGCGCACCGCGGTCAATCTTCTCGACGCCTATGTCGGGCACGACGCCGGCGAGCGTATCCTCGCGGGGCGGATCAGACGCGGCGACACGGAGGCGATCCGCGCCGCGATCTGGCTCTCCGATATGCGCGGCTTCACGACGCTCGCCGACAGCATGAAGCCGCAGGCGCTGATCGATCTTCTCAACCAGTTCTACGACTGCCTGGTGCCGGCCATCGAAGCCGAGGGCGGGGAGGTGCTCAAATTCATGGGCGACGGGCTGCTCGCGATCTTCCGCATCGCGAGCGACGCCGCGACCGGCGAGGTCTGCGCCCGCGCCTTGCGGGCGGCGAGAGACGCCAGAGCCAGGATCGAGGCGCTACCGGCCGCAGGCGATCCGCGAACCAATGCGCCTTTGCGCTTCGGGCTCGCTCTGCATGTGGGCGAGGCGCTCTACGGCAATATCGGCGGGGGAGGGCGCCTCGATTTCACCTGCATCGGCCCTGCGGTGAACATGGCGGCCCGTCTCGAGAAGCTCGCGGCGCGGCTCGGGCGGGTGATCGTCGGATCGACGGCATTCGCGCAAAATTTGCCTAATGATTTAATGACTTTAGGCGCGTTCGAGCTCGCCGGGTTCCGCAGCGCCGAGACCGTTTTCGGCCTGCGCGAGGAGGAGCCCGAGGGCATGCTGACGAGATCTTGA
- a CDS encoding glutathione S-transferase, whose translation MTLKIWGRLSSVNVQKVMLCVEELGLPYERIDAGLAFGIVDTAAYRAKNPNGLVPLIEDDGFLLWESNAIVRYLAGKHAAGSMLPSDPQRRADADRWMDWQTTTLQPAMGAAFLHLVRLPPEKRESGAVEPSRSRTEDCVAIMDAVLAKRPFIAGDALTIGDIALGPAIHRWLNLPLDHLARPNVERWYGEMMRRPSTRQTLSLPIS comes from the coding sequence GTGACGCTGAAGATCTGGGGACGCCTCAGCTCGGTCAATGTGCAGAAGGTGATGCTATGCGTCGAGGAGCTCGGCCTTCCCTATGAGCGCATCGATGCCGGCCTCGCCTTCGGCATCGTCGACACGGCGGCCTATCGCGCGAAGAATCCGAACGGACTCGTTCCCTTGATCGAGGATGACGGCTTCCTGCTCTGGGAATCGAATGCCATCGTGCGCTATCTCGCGGGCAAGCACGCCGCAGGCTCGATGTTGCCGAGCGATCCGCAGCGCCGCGCGGATGCGGACCGGTGGATGGATTGGCAGACGACGACGCTGCAGCCGGCGATGGGCGCAGCCTTCCTGCATCTGGTGCGCCTGCCGCCCGAAAAGCGCGAATCTGGCGCCGTCGAGCCGTCGCGCAGCCGTACGGAGGACTGCGTCGCCATCATGGATGCGGTGCTCGCGAAGCGTCCCTTCATCGCCGGCGACGCGCTGACGATCGGCGACATCGCGCTCGGCCCGGCCATCCATCGTTGGCTCAACCTGCCGCTCGACCACCTCGCCCGCCCCAATGTCGAGCGTTGGTACGGCGAGATGATGCGCCGTCCCTCGACGCGACAAACCCTGTCATTGCCGATAAGCTGA
- a CDS encoding ABC-2 type transport system permease protein, whose amino-acid sequence MRSKPGSLAWLVAHDLRLSWRRFRAVFRKLSLISMLGIILVAEFVFHLIAFPAASWFGELEAASDQTAYHAALAGSLLVVLSWMTAQALTGSTRALHAQGELDIVLASPVSARNVVMARALSTATEAVGSVAILVAPVIDMNIVAGRTHWLAAYPMLVGAGLLATTIGLSAAVWLFAVMGPRRARLVSQIAATVIGGGFVLAVQIANLLPQSWRDGIAVTLGPGVHGDVADYGPVISLPLRAAQGDIGALLAVLAFSLCSFAIVTSALGERFARTAIASAGISAGPASRPSKGARAFHGGAGRALRRKELLLIARDPWLMSQVFLQIVYVLPIAVILMHGESTAGSVTIAAGPSIVVIASQLSGAFAWLAISGEDAPDLLASAPLTRSRIERGKIEAISLPVGVIVALPLIWLVIIAPQAALLTLIFAAGAAIASACLNLWHPAPGKRGEMMRRHQQSKLVGMVEHLLSLLFAVGCVLALIGNWLAALPVVFAIAILWLNRRRDPGTYRPSTLVAKRSLFAVSAGRVSSRS is encoded by the coding sequence ATGAGGTCCAAGCCCGGCTCGCTCGCCTGGCTCGTCGCCCATGATCTGCGACTGAGCTGGCGGCGCTTTCGCGCAGTGTTCCGCAAGCTCAGCTTGATCTCCATGCTCGGGATCATCCTGGTCGCCGAGTTCGTCTTTCACCTCATCGCATTCCCGGCGGCGAGCTGGTTCGGCGAGCTCGAAGCCGCTTCCGACCAGACCGCCTATCATGCGGCCCTCGCGGGAAGCCTGCTCGTCGTCCTGTCCTGGATGACCGCACAGGCGTTGACCGGCTCGACACGCGCTCTGCACGCGCAGGGCGAGCTCGACATCGTGCTGGCTTCGCCCGTATCGGCCCGCAACGTGGTCATGGCGCGCGCGCTGTCGACGGCCACTGAGGCGGTCGGCTCGGTCGCAATCCTGGTGGCGCCGGTCATCGACATGAATATCGTCGCCGGCCGCACGCATTGGCTCGCAGCCTATCCGATGCTGGTCGGCGCCGGGCTTCTCGCCACCACGATCGGCTTGTCGGCAGCCGTCTGGCTGTTCGCCGTCATGGGCCCCCGCCGCGCCAGGCTGGTCTCCCAGATCGCCGCGACCGTGATCGGCGGCGGCTTCGTGCTCGCCGTGCAAATCGCCAACCTGCTGCCGCAATCCTGGCGAGACGGGATCGCGGTGACGCTCGGCCCGGGAGTTCACGGCGACGTCGCCGATTACGGCCCCGTGATCTCCTTGCCGCTGCGGGCCGCGCAGGGCGACATCGGAGCGCTCCTCGCTGTCCTTGCGTTCTCCCTCTGCAGCTTCGCCATCGTGACCAGCGCGCTCGGCGAGCGCTTCGCCAGGACCGCCATCGCCTCGGCTGGGATATCGGCTGGCCCGGCCTCGAGGCCGAGCAAAGGCGCGCGCGCCTTCCATGGCGGGGCCGGTCGGGCGCTGCGACGCAAAGAGCTGCTGCTCATTGCCCGCGATCCATGGTTGATGTCGCAGGTCTTCCTGCAGATCGTCTATGTCCTGCCGATCGCGGTCATCTTGATGCATGGCGAGAGCACGGCGGGTTCGGTGACGATCGCGGCAGGCCCCTCGATCGTCGTGATCGCGTCGCAATTATCGGGCGCCTTCGCCTGGCTTGCCATCTCCGGCGAGGACGCACCGGACCTTCTGGCTTCGGCGCCCTTGACGCGCAGCCGCATCGAACGGGGCAAGATCGAAGCCATCTCGTTGCCGGTCGGCGTCATCGTGGCCTTGCCGTTGATCTGGCTCGTGATCATCGCGCCACAGGCCGCCCTGCTCACTCTCATCTTTGCGGCGGGCGCGGCCATCGCCTCCGCCTGCCTCAATCTCTGGCATCCGGCTCCCGGCAAGCGCGGCGAGATGATGCGCCGGCATCAGCAATCGAAGCTCGTCGGCATGGTGGAGCATTTGCTCTCGCTGCTCTTCGCCGTGGGCTGTGTGCTGGCGCTGATCGGCAACTGGCTTGCCGCCTTGCCGGTCGTCTTCGCGATCGCGATCTTATGGCTCAATCGAAGGCGCGACCCGGGCACATATCGGCCATCGACTCTGGTCGCAAAACGATCGCTCTTCGCCGTCAGTGCCGGGCGAGTCTCTTCTCGAAGCTGA
- a CDS encoding ABC-2 type transport system ATP-binding protein, whose product MQQGVAMSMAEPSDRSAQHDRAAALRIRGLCKSFGRAAVDELDLSVKAGEFYALLGPNGAGKTTTLRMVAGLLQPDAGTIEIFGIDAMRQPVEAKRITAWLPDEPMLYDKLDPLEYLEFIAGLWGMKAAEAERGAQELLEMLNLWPHRHERCEGFSRGMKQKVALAGALIHAPKLLMLDEPLTGLDAAIARQVKDLLTARVRAGAAIVLTTHILEVAERLADRIGIIHEGKLIAEGTLSELRRRAGGTNSTLEDVFLRLTRPFEQAA is encoded by the coding sequence ATGCAGCAAGGCGTCGCGATGAGCATGGCTGAGCCGTCGGATAGAAGTGCGCAGCACGACCGCGCGGCGGCATTGCGGATCCGGGGATTGTGCAAATCCTTCGGGCGCGCTGCGGTCGACGAGCTCGACCTGAGCGTCAAGGCGGGCGAGTTCTATGCGCTGCTGGGTCCCAACGGGGCGGGCAAGACCACCACTCTGCGCATGGTCGCCGGTCTCTTGCAGCCCGATGCGGGTACGATCGAGATCTTCGGAATCGATGCCATGCGGCAACCGGTAGAAGCCAAGCGCATCACCGCCTGGCTCCCCGACGAGCCCATGCTCTACGACAAGCTCGACCCTCTCGAATATCTCGAATTCATCGCCGGGCTGTGGGGCATGAAGGCCGCCGAGGCCGAGCGGGGGGCGCAAGAGCTTTTAGAGATGCTCAACCTGTGGCCGCATCGCCATGAGCGCTGCGAAGGCTTCTCGCGCGGCATGAAGCAGAAGGTGGCGCTCGCCGGCGCGCTGATCCATGCGCCGAAGCTCCTCATGCTCGACGAGCCTCTCACCGGCCTCGACGCGGCGATCGCGCGGCAGGTTAAGGATCTTCTCACCGCGCGTGTCAGGGCTGGCGCTGCGATCGTGCTCACGACCCATATCCTCGAGGTCGCCGAGCGCCTCGCTGATCGCATCGGCATCATCCATGAAGGCAAGTTGATCGCCGAAGGCACGTTGAGCGAGCTTCGCCGACGCGCCGGAGGGACGAACTCGACGCTCGAGGACGTGTTCCTGCGATTGACGCGCCCCTTCGAGCAGGCCGCATGA
- a CDS encoding Do/DeqQ family serine protease, with protein MARPTTFAIAALVALHSFAMPISPTLAQQRVVPPSRPAVQYSYAPIVQKVAPAVVNVYASRTQKLARNPLFDDPFFQQFFGRDMNGLGRERVQKSLGSGVIVDPSGLVVTNHHVIEGMTDVKVALADKREFEAEILLRDPRSDLAVLRLKGASERFPVLEFGDSDNLQVGDLVLALGNPFGVGQTVTQGIVSALARTQIDSSDYQFFIQTDASINPGNSGGALVDLDGRLEGINTAIYSRSGGSVGIGFAIPVNMVRIVVDSAKAGGKSVRRPWLGAKLQTVTSDIAEGLGLVRPIGALVVSVTDGSPAAEAGIKRGDIILSVDGQAIDDPDAFGFRFGTRGLGQTASVGLRRGTANLTLPIKLRTAPETPAREVAKIDGANPLAGATIENLSPAVGEELSVDISSSGVVIAEVDENSNAGQAGFQKGDIIVEVNGAKIGTSREAQRALADKARLWKIVINRGGQLLATVFQG; from the coding sequence ATGGCGCGCCCGACTACCTTCGCGATCGCCGCGCTTGTCGCGTTGCACAGTTTCGCGATGCCGATATCGCCTACGCTTGCGCAGCAGCGCGTCGTGCCCCCCTCGCGGCCGGCGGTGCAATATTCCTACGCGCCGATCGTGCAGAAGGTCGCCCCGGCGGTGGTCAATGTCTATGCCTCGCGCACTCAGAAGCTCGCCCGCAACCCCTTGTTCGACGACCCGTTCTTCCAGCAATTCTTCGGCCGCGACATGAACGGGCTCGGCCGCGAAAGGGTGCAGAAATCCCTTGGTTCCGGCGTCATCGTCGATCCCTCGGGCCTCGTCGTCACCAATCACCACGTCATCGAGGGCATGACGGACGTCAAGGTCGCGCTCGCCGACAAGCGCGAATTCGAGGCGGAGATCCTGTTGCGCGATCCGCGCTCGGATCTGGCGGTGCTGCGCCTGAAGGGCGCGTCAGAACGCTTCCCGGTGCTGGAGTTCGGCGATTCGGACAATCTGCAGGTGGGGGATCTCGTGCTCGCCCTCGGCAACCCCTTCGGGGTCGGCCAGACGGTGACGCAAGGCATCGTCTCGGCGCTGGCGCGCACCCAGATCGATTCCTCCGACTACCAGTTCTTCATCCAGACCGACGCCTCGATCAATCCGGGCAATTCGGGAGGCGCTCTCGTCGATCTCGACGGGCGCCTCGAGGGCATCAACACGGCGATCTATTCGCGCTCGGGCGGATCGGTCGGCATCGGCTTCGCCATTCCGGTCAATATGGTCAGGATCGTGGTCGACAGCGCCAAGGCGGGCGGAAAATCCGTCCGCCGGCCCTGGCTCGGCGCCAAGCTGCAGACCGTCACCTCGGACATCGCCGAGGGGCTCGGCCTCGTGCGCCCGATCGGCGCCCTCGTCGTGAGCGTGACGGATGGCAGCCCGGCGGCCGAGGCCGGTATCAAGCGCGGCGACATCATCTTGTCGGTCGACGGCCAGGCGATCGACGATCCCGATGCATTCGGCTTTCGCTTCGGCACGCGCGGCCTCGGCCAGACGGCATCGGTCGGCTTGCGGCGCGGCACCGCCAATCTCACCTTGCCGATCAAGCTGCGCACAGCTCCCGAGACGCCGGCGCGCGAAGTCGCCAAGATCGACGGGGCCAATCCGCTCGCCGGCGCGACGATCGAAAACCTGTCGCCCGCCGTGGGCGAGGAATTATCCGTCGATATCTCGTCCTCGGGCGTGGTGATCGCCGAGGTCGATGAGAATTCGAATGCGGGCCAGGCCGGCTTCCAGAAAGGCGACATCATCGTCGAGGTGAACGGCGCCAAGATCGGCACTTCGCGCGAGGCGCAACGTGCGCTCGCCGACAAGGCGAGGCTGTGGAAGATCGTCATCAATCGCGGTGGCCAGCTTCTGGCGACCGTATTCCAGGGATAG